The following coding sequences lie in one Paroedura picta isolate Pp20150507F chromosome 10, Ppicta_v3.0, whole genome shotgun sequence genomic window:
- the LOC143819214 gene encoding uncharacterized protein LOC143819214, translating into MFEHSPTGLISRSSTANRELVFPSTSAQMTRNYFSLGEGGQGLVSSMQSTENPGHPITQDRKTATVKEKGEERRQADILNSFMERISCSSFRCLISSLLIEGFPGSD; encoded by the exons ATGTTTGAACACTCACCGACTGGGCTCATATCCCGTTCATCAACTGCAAACAGGGAGCTGGTTTTTCCAAG TACATCAGCCCAAATGACCAGGAACTATTTcagcctgggagaaggaggacagGGGTTGGTTTCTTCAATGCAAAGCACAGAGAATCCAGGACATCCAATAACACAAGACCGAA AAACAGcaacagtaaaagaaaaaggagaggagagaaggcaGGCCGATATTCTG AATTCATTCATGGAGCGGATCTCCTGTTCTTCATTCCGTTGCCTCATTTCATCCCTGCTCATCGAAGGGTTCCCCGGCAGCGACTAA